A single window of Methylobacterium nodulans ORS 2060 DNA harbors:
- a CDS encoding DUF6527 family protein produces the protein MKRGILRTVEGGRLLFWCPGCAGAHSIRIGEGEGPRWQFNGNYDRPTFTPSVFVNPPGPYFNPGSPVCHSFVRDGQIQFLGDSTHHLAGQTVPLPDFDAA, from the coding sequence ATGAAACGCGGCATCCTCCGCACCGTGGAGGGCGGCCGGCTTCTGTTCTGGTGCCCGGGGTGCGCGGGCGCCCACAGCATCCGCATCGGTGAGGGGGAAGGTCCGCGCTGGCAGTTCAACGGCAACTACGACCGTCCGACCTTCACCCCCTCGGTCTTCGTCAACCCGCCCGGCCCGTACTTCAACCCGGGCTCCCCCGTCTGCCACTCCTTCGTGAGGGACGGCCAGATCCAATTTCTCGGCGACAGCACCCATCACCTCGCCGGGCAAACCGTTCCGCTGCCTGACTTCGACGCAGCCTGA
- a CDS encoding membrane protein encodes MDKTVPAGAAFLLDFIASKEAPRGYNTVFDNKMSMMPNPLTTMTVAEVVAQGPWRTKTFGSSACGRYQFMTATLQGLIKELGLRSTQVFDPDLQDRLGYHLLRRRKYDQFMAGTVSATAFGNQLAMEWASFPVLSDIKGAHKAVRRGQTYYLGDGINKVLATAAEVEKAIAKAKSLGNAAPAPALVVVRVAEPVVVVPATPATPVPPAVLATTGFVARLGGWIDRVFGAA; translated from the coding sequence ATGGACAAGACCGTGCCCGCCGGCGCGGCGTTTCTGCTCGACTTCATCGCGAGCAAGGAGGCGCCGCGGGGCTACAACACCGTGTTCGACAACAAGATGTCGATGATGCCGAATCCCCTCACCACCATGACGGTGGCCGAGGTGGTCGCGCAGGGCCCCTGGCGCACCAAGACCTTCGGGTCGAGCGCGTGCGGGCGCTACCAGTTCATGACCGCAACCCTGCAGGGGCTGATCAAGGAGCTCGGGCTGCGCAGCACTCAGGTTTTCGATCCGGACCTTCAGGACCGGCTCGGCTACCACCTGCTGCGGCGCCGAAAGTACGACCAGTTCATGGCCGGCACCGTCTCGGCGACCGCCTTCGGCAACCAACTTGCCATGGAGTGGGCTTCCTTCCCGGTGCTCTCGGACATCAAGGGCGCCCACAAGGCGGTGAGGCGCGGGCAGACCTACTACCTGGGCGATGGCATCAACAAGGTGCTCGCCACGGCCGCCGAGGTCGAGAAGGCGATCGCCAAGGCGAAGAGCCTCGGCAACGCGGCGCCGGCGCCCGCGCTGGTCGTGGTGCGGGTCGCGGAGCCTGTTGTGGTGGTCCCGGCGACCCCCGCGACCCCGGTGCCCCCGGCCGTACTGGCGACGACGGGCTTCGTGGCGCGGCTCGGCGGCTGGATCGATCGCGTCTTCGGGGCCGCCTGA